From Gemmatimonadota bacterium, the proteins below share one genomic window:
- a CDS encoding ATP-binding protein: MIFIGGPRQVGKTTLAISLLGQSQNESSPAYLNWDVLADREDILAGRLPSGQTRIIFDEIHKYAQWRNLMKGLFDKNKTSISFIVTGSARLDYYRKGGDSLQGRYHYYRLHPFTLMECGWKSDNALMAQLLRFGGFPEPLLRGETRFHRRWLREHSARVIYEDLRDLENVREVSMLDLLLSHLPACVGSPLSVNSLSKLLQVAYETVERWLTIFERLYLCYRIPPFGAKRIRAVRKEKKLYFWDWSRVADRGARFENMVAGHLLKYCHYIEDTEGYDMELRFIRDIDKREVDFVVLRDGYAEFAVECKTGERGTSPACRYFRERTDIPRFYQVHLGTKDFGNATTNTRVLPFSTFCGEMGLP; this comes from the coding sequence ATGATATTCATCGGAGGGCCGCGTCAGGTTGGAAAAACAACACTCGCAATCTCCCTGCTGGGACAAAGCCAAAATGAATCGTCACCTGCCTATCTGAACTGGGATGTACTGGCCGATCGCGAGGATATTTTGGCGGGAAGACTCCCTTCTGGACAGACCCGCATCATTTTCGATGAAATTCACAAGTACGCGCAATGGCGAAATCTAATGAAGGGATTATTCGACAAAAACAAGACATCCATTTCCTTTATCGTTACCGGTTCGGCACGGCTGGACTACTACCGCAAAGGCGGCGACTCTTTGCAGGGACGATATCACTACTACCGTCTGCATCCCTTCACACTGATGGAATGCGGATGGAAGTCAGATAACGCGCTCATGGCGCAATTGCTCAGATTTGGCGGTTTTCCCGAGCCTCTTCTCAGAGGGGAGACGCGATTTCACCGCAGGTGGCTGCGCGAGCATTCCGCAAGAGTCATCTATGAAGACCTCCGCGATCTGGAAAATGTGCGAGAGGTATCCATGCTGGACCTGCTACTGTCTCACCTGCCCGCCTGCGTGGGATCCCCGCTTTCGGTCAACAGCCTCAGCAAACTCTTACAAGTGGCTTACGAAACCGTCGAACGCTGGCTCACAATCTTTGAAAGGCTGTACCTGTGCTATCGCATTCCACCATTTGGAGCAAAGAGGATAAGAGCTGTACGCAAGGAAAAGAAGCTGTATTTTTGGGACTGGTCGCGCGTAGCAGACCGCGGTGCCCGGTTTGAGAACATGGTAGCCGGACACTTGTTGAAGTACTGCCACTATATAGAAGACACAGAGGGATATGACATGGAATTGCGCTTCATCCGAGATATCGACAAACGCGAGGTAGATTTTGTCGTTCTCCGCGATGGATATGCTGAATTTGCCGTCGAGTGCAAAACCGGTGAGCGCGGCACTTCTCCCGCCTGCAGGTACTTCAGAGAGAGAACAGATATTCCGCGATTCTACCAGGTACATCTGGGCACAAAGGATTTTGGCAACGCAACAACCAACACCCGCGTTCTACCGTTTTCTACCTTCTGTGGTGAGATGGGGCTACCGTAG
- a CDS encoding DUF3857 domain-containing protein: MGGNDMRSIIAQILVLGLLFYAGPLLAQEWGDVSEEVLGMTGIPEDSEADAVILFDKVTIAITLRFQLVIQRHTRIKILTERGLKYGDVSIYLGSDDEIDELRAQTILPNGKKVTLSKKDIFTKKRRSGSEKVFAIPGVEVGAVIEYAYEITSRRLTFLAPWQFQHGVFTRLSELILIIPEGFDYRAFASNAYVPDPQRESFQIADPQMGTSFVGRFVWRAENLPALKREPYITTLKDYWATLFFQIVAYRNPKDTMADPVIFIKTWDDLAEILQKSYNPSIKKTRTLERRTLALVSEIQDDRTRAEAIYGYVRDSIETSASSGSRKKPNDVLKRKKGSSLEKNLLLIAMLKAAGLEASPLRISTRINGRLQENWPQLQQLNYTIAHLSIDDDVYFLDTNDSQCPFVLLPPRLLSGKGFLIGEEEGKIVEIPIPKDASTSRANTQAKLTENGDLLCQTTLQFEGYRGISERKDLDEEKPGKYVKDILENRFGDVVIDTFQIGQDKDVDMPLEVKIDYRVQNYAQVAGDMVYCPSSLIHRRQSNPFKSEKRFFPVEFNYGFASEEIVDLTLPEGFEVVEIPEVQKVTSLGVRFQSDCQADSNSVRVQRTFSVNRVYYTPAQYSRLRNAYAKIVSADQGQIVLRRRPLEAEE; encoded by the coding sequence ATGGGAGGTAACGATATGCGATCTATAATCGCACAAATTCTGGTTCTTGGGCTGCTATTTTACGCGGGCCCACTTCTGGCGCAGGAGTGGGGGGATGTATCTGAAGAGGTTCTGGGCATGACCGGCATTCCCGAAGACTCTGAGGCCGATGCCGTTATTCTGTTCGATAAGGTTACTATCGCTATTACACTGCGATTCCAGCTTGTGATTCAGCGACACACCCGAATTAAAATTCTCACCGAACGCGGTCTGAAATACGGCGATGTGTCCATCTATCTCGGCTCTGATGACGAGATAGATGAATTGCGGGCACAGACTATTTTGCCCAATGGCAAAAAGGTCACGCTTTCAAAAAAAGACATTTTTACAAAAAAGCGCAGAAGTGGGTCTGAAAAGGTGTTCGCCATACCCGGTGTGGAGGTGGGGGCTGTTATTGAATACGCCTATGAAATTACCAGCAGACGACTGACATTTCTCGCCCCCTGGCAGTTCCAGCATGGCGTATTTACCAGGCTGAGTGAGTTGATCTTGATTATTCCAGAAGGTTTCGATTATCGGGCCTTTGCCAGCAATGCTTACGTGCCAGATCCCCAGAGAGAGTCCTTCCAAATTGCCGATCCCCAAATGGGTACCTCTTTTGTCGGCAGATTTGTATGGCGTGCTGAAAATTTGCCAGCTCTTAAACGGGAACCTTATATTACGACGCTCAAAGATTATTGGGCCACGTTATTTTTTCAGATTGTCGCTTATCGAAATCCCAAAGATACAATGGCCGATCCTGTCATATTCATTAAAACATGGGACGACCTCGCGGAAATTTTGCAAAAGAGTTATAACCCTTCTATAAAAAAAACCAGGACCTTGGAAAGACGAACACTTGCTCTGGTATCCGAGATACAGGATGACCGCACTCGGGCTGAGGCTATTTACGGCTATGTGAGAGACTCGATTGAAACATCTGCGTCGAGTGGAAGTCGCAAAAAACCCAACGATGTGCTTAAAAGAAAAAAGGGCAGTTCGTTGGAAAAAAACCTGTTGTTAATCGCGATGCTGAAAGCAGCTGGTCTCGAAGCCAGTCCGCTGCGTATTTCCACCCGCATCAATGGGCGTTTACAAGAGAACTGGCCTCAATTGCAGCAACTCAACTACACGATTGCACACCTGTCCATAGACGATGACGTTTATTTTTTGGATACAAATGACAGTCAGTGTCCGTTTGTACTGCTACCACCCAGGTTATTGTCTGGAAAAGGGTTTTTGATTGGGGAGGAAGAAGGCAAAATTGTCGAAATTCCCATACCGAAAGATGCGAGCACAAGTAGAGCAAATACTCAGGCGAAGCTGACCGAAAACGGCGATCTCTTGTGCCAAACAACACTACAATTTGAAGGGTATCGCGGGATTTCAGAACGAAAGGATCTGGACGAAGAGAAACCGGGGAAATACGTCAAAGATATTCTGGAAAACCGTTTTGGAGATGTGGTGATCGATACATTTCAGATCGGTCAGGACAAAGATGTCGATATGCCTTTGGAAGTTAAGATCGACTATCGGGTTCAAAATTACGCCCAGGTGGCTGGCGATATGGTCTATTGTCCATCGAGTTTGATCCATCGACGTCAGTCTAATCCCTTCAAGAGCGAAAAACGGTTTTTTCCCGTCGAGTTCAACTACGGCTTTGCATCTGAAGAAATAGTCGATCTGACTCTACCGGAGGGATTCGAGGTTGTCGAAATACCCGAAGTACAAAAGGTTACATCCCTCGGGGTCAGGTTTCAGTCTGATTGTCAGGCAGACAGCAATAGCGTGCGTGTCCAGCGGACATTTTCTGTGAACCGCGTTTATTACACACCGGCGCAATATTCCCGGCTGCGAAACGCGTATGCAAAGATTGTGAGTGCCGATCAAGGACAGATTGTCTTGCGCCGAAGGCCACTGGAAGCCGAAGAATAA
- a CDS encoding iron-containing alcohol dehydrogenase: protein MKAFDFCPTTRVVFGEGTLAQLGKLSKELGGSRILFVTDPGIVSAGLADRAIALLQRASLDFFVFDGADENPTTAHIDAGVAFAKAHGTIDLIVGMGGGSAMDCAKGINFILTNGGQMADYRGMGHATKPMLPSIGVPTTAGTGSEAQSYALIADTKTHVKMACGDLKARFRSVILDPSLVESVPKDVAAAAGIDAIAHAIESYVCTRRNAISMMFAQKAWQLLSSSFESVLKDASDSEARSKMLLGAHFAGAAIENAMLGAAHACANPLTAHFGIVHGVAVALMLPAVVQFNGETAGTRYRGLGSDVDELVEQIAFLKGCANLPSRLRDLGVSRDSLPMLAKDATEQWTGTFNPRPVDEDNFLALYESVY from the coding sequence ATGAAAGCATTTGATTTTTGTCCCACTACGCGCGTGGTATTTGGGGAGGGCACTCTCGCGCAATTGGGGAAATTATCAAAAGAGTTGGGCGGAAGCCGCATACTTTTTGTTACCGATCCAGGGATTGTAAGTGCCGGGCTTGCAGACCGTGCGATTGCGCTACTTCAACGCGCTTCCCTGGATTTTTTTGTATTTGATGGTGCGGACGAAAATCCCACGACTGCGCATATAGATGCCGGTGTCGCGTTTGCAAAAGCGCATGGGACTATTGATCTGATCGTCGGGATGGGAGGAGGCAGTGCGATGGATTGCGCCAAGGGGATCAATTTTATCCTGACTAACGGCGGACAAATGGCAGATTATCGGGGTATGGGACATGCGACAAAACCCATGTTGCCCTCTATTGGAGTTCCAACCACTGCGGGCACGGGGAGCGAAGCGCAGTCCTACGCGCTTATTGCCGATACAAAAACGCATGTTAAGATGGCCTGTGGCGATCTAAAGGCGAGATTCAGGAGTGTTATTCTCGATCCTTCGCTGGTTGAAAGTGTGCCAAAAGATGTCGCAGCAGCAGCGGGTATAGACGCCATCGCACACGCTATCGAAAGTTATGTTTGCACGCGCCGCAATGCTATTTCTATGATGTTCGCACAAAAGGCGTGGCAATTGCTTTCATCGAGTTTTGAAAGCGTGCTGAAGGATGCTTCCGATAGCGAGGCGAGAAGTAAAATGCTTTTGGGCGCGCACTTTGCCGGTGCGGCTATTGAGAATGCCATGTTGGGTGCAGCCCATGCGTGTGCCAATCCATTGACCGCGCATTTTGGTATTGTACATGGTGTCGCTGTGGCACTTATGCTGCCCGCTGTCGTCCAATTTAATGGAGAAACCGCAGGCACGCGCTATCGTGGACTCGGATCCGATGTTGATGAACTCGTCGAGCAGATCGCTTTTTTGAAAGGATGTGCAAATCTGCCTTCTCGATTGCGCGATCTCGGTGTATCGCGTGACAGCCTCCCCATGCTGGCAAAAGATGCCACTGAACAATGGACGGGTACTTTTAATCCGAGGCCCGTGGATGAAGATAATTTTCTCGCGCTTTACGAATCTGTGTATTGA
- a CDS encoding PQQ-binding-like beta-propeller repeat protein has protein sequence MRVLLFFLIFYLFLIPVHAEEWSRFRGDAQSTGVANSSLPAELDVLWTAQIEIGIESTAAIWQDAVYVGGLDEKLYAFDFDSGAIKWTYSATGEIKSSPLVFEKAVFFGDGNGVFHAVDAQTGNALWTFQTDGEIISSANATGDRVLFGSYDQFLYCLAPDDGSLLWKIETDGYVHGMPAIAQAHTLIAGCDGLLRVIDIASGKEQSQIELGAYVGASAAVHQTRAYVGTYESQVLCIDLNAKEIAWRYEHPQRKFPYFASPSTTPERVIVAGRDKMVHALDPDTGDILWTYTSRSRFEASPVVVGDRVFAGTMDGKIVALNLETGESDWEFVTGSGFIASPSVARKRLIIGTTDGTLYCFGKAEE, from the coding sequence ATGAGAGTGCTTCTTTTTTTTCTTATCTTTTATTTATTTTTAATTCCCGTCCATGCAGAAGAATGGAGCCGATTCCGCGGGGATGCACAATCTACGGGTGTTGCAAATAGTAGCTTGCCCGCTGAGCTGGATGTGTTGTGGACGGCACAGATCGAAATAGGGATTGAATCCACCGCCGCAATTTGGCAAGACGCGGTGTATGTGGGCGGGTTGGATGAAAAGCTGTACGCTTTTGATTTTGATAGTGGTGCGATCAAGTGGACGTATTCGGCTACGGGTGAGATCAAATCGTCGCCATTGGTTTTTGAAAAAGCCGTGTTTTTCGGCGATGGCAATGGCGTTTTTCACGCTGTTGATGCACAGACAGGTAACGCACTTTGGACGTTTCAAACGGATGGGGAGATTATCTCTTCGGCAAATGCAACCGGGGACCGCGTCCTGTTTGGGTCTTATGATCAGTTCTTATACTGCCTCGCGCCGGACGACGGGTCTTTGCTGTGGAAAATAGAAACGGATGGTTATGTTCACGGTATGCCGGCTATCGCACAAGCGCATACGCTGATCGCGGGGTGTGATGGCCTCTTGCGCGTTATCGATATTGCCAGTGGAAAAGAACAATCGCAAATTGAACTCGGTGCTTATGTGGGGGCCAGTGCCGCCGTTCATCAGACGCGCGCTTATGTGGGGACTTATGAGAGCCAGGTTTTGTGCATTGATTTAAACGCAAAAGAGATTGCCTGGAGATACGAACACCCGCAGCGGAAATTTCCCTATTTCGCATCGCCATCTACGACTCCTGAACGGGTTATTGTTGCAGGGCGCGACAAGATGGTTCACGCGCTTGATCCCGATACGGGGGATATTTTGTGGACCTACACATCCCGCTCTCGATTTGAAGCGTCTCCCGTTGTGGTGGGAGATCGCGTTTTTGCAGGTACAATGGATGGAAAAATTGTGGCGTTAAATCTCGAGACTGGAGAATCCGATTGGGAGTTTGTAACCGGATCGGGATTTATTGCTTCGCCGAGTGTGGCGCGCAAGCGGCTGATTATTGGCACAACAGATGGGACGTTATATTGTTTTGGAAAGGCGGAAGAATGA
- a CDS encoding DUF3857 domain-containing protein, translated as MRTISFIRSALVVLLIAAHVQADADCVGEDVDAVVVLDENEFVIRGKNKATYRKHRIIKINTEAGRKYGQVVVRENRYIKCTHISGKILDAEGKLIRKLGKGDIRKNPYFPEYILYQDKKYQAFELKASTFPYLVEYTYEVEYESLFFWPSWFPQTDVPVLQSTYTVVGHDKIDYRIHAVGLIEPPVMEKASKRKWQLTHIKPRASERSMPPEDRIQMRLFFAPVAFEIGKSPGSFASWDAVAKWYGMLADGRYDLPPTAVQKVRELVSEASSDRQKVEILYRYLQDHTRYVAIELGIGAWQPYSAEWVFKNKYGDCKDLSTFMVAMLKACGISAYPTLIGTRDRGMLIREFPSNQFNHCITFVPLQRDTLWLECTADLIAAGELPSADEGCDVLVVKENAGEIVRTPQSKSGDNCQISTIKGHLTASGKLTFSGQLSGTGNIATRLRHSLRDNKGEDRKRYLGGRLGRYLPVLDLATYEIDHLLQNFDQPLEVRVSGTSGKFGARSAKRLFVNPNIVNRARPGSVPRAKKRQFSVYHSYPYTYIDSLSIDIPKGYVLETAPEPVEITTPFGFFKTTSHFSDGALHYTRVFRLDKKQIPRSDYEAYVSFMKDIVQNDQAPYVFVAETKR; from the coding sequence ATGAGAACCATATCTTTCATAAGGTCGGCACTTGTGGTCTTGCTAATTGCAGCCCATGTGCAGGCAGATGCGGACTGCGTTGGGGAGGATGTTGATGCGGTTGTTGTGCTGGATGAGAACGAATTTGTCATACGAGGCAAAAACAAGGCGACATATCGCAAACATCGGATTATTAAAATCAACACTGAAGCGGGTAGGAAGTACGGACAGGTAGTAGTTCGCGAAAATAGATACATCAAATGCACCCATATCTCTGGAAAGATTTTAGATGCAGAGGGTAAGTTGATTCGCAAATTGGGCAAAGGAGATATTCGGAAAAATCCGTACTTTCCCGAGTACATCCTGTACCAGGATAAGAAATATCAGGCATTTGAACTGAAGGCCAGCACGTTTCCCTATCTGGTAGAATATACCTATGAAGTGGAATATGAAAGCCTGTTCTTCTGGCCTTCGTGGTTTCCACAGACAGATGTTCCCGTTTTACAGTCAACCTATACTGTTGTGGGACATGACAAAATTGATTATCGAATCCATGCCGTTGGGTTGATAGAACCACCTGTAATGGAAAAGGCGTCTAAACGCAAGTGGCAGTTGACGCATATTAAACCCAGAGCCAGCGAGCGGTCTATGCCTCCTGAAGACAGAATCCAGATGAGGCTCTTTTTTGCGCCTGTTGCCTTCGAAATTGGAAAGTCTCCAGGATCGTTCGCCTCATGGGACGCGGTGGCAAAATGGTACGGGATGCTGGCTGATGGTCGATATGACCTGCCGCCAACTGCGGTACAGAAAGTCCGAGAGTTGGTATCTGAAGCCAGCAGTGACCGGCAGAAAGTGGAGATTCTCTATCGCTATCTCCAGGATCATACGCGGTATGTGGCTATTGAACTGGGCATTGGGGCGTGGCAACCGTATTCGGCAGAATGGGTTTTTAAGAATAAGTATGGCGACTGCAAGGATCTATCTACATTCATGGTTGCGATGCTCAAAGCTTGTGGTATCTCGGCATATCCAACCTTGATTGGCACGCGCGACCGCGGCATGTTGATTCGGGAATTTCCTTCCAATCAGTTCAATCACTGTATCACATTTGTCCCCTTGCAACGCGATACGCTCTGGTTGGAATGCACGGCCGACCTTATAGCTGCGGGGGAGTTGCCATCCGCAGATGAGGGATGCGATGTGCTCGTGGTTAAGGAGAACGCCGGAGAAATCGTTCGGACGCCGCAGAGTAAGAGTGGGGATAACTGCCAGATTAGCACTATAAAAGGCCATCTCACAGCATCAGGTAAACTTACTTTTTCGGGGCAGCTATCGGGCACAGGTAATATTGCAACGCGATTGAGACACAGTCTGCGGGATAACAAGGGAGAAGACCGCAAGCGTTATTTAGGCGGAAGATTGGGCAGGTATTTACCCGTGTTGGATCTGGCAACTTATGAGATTGATCATCTGCTCCAGAACTTTGATCAACCACTTGAGGTACGCGTTAGCGGTACGTCCGGAAAATTTGGTGCTCGAAGCGCGAAGAGACTATTTGTGAATCCCAACATAGTGAACCGCGCCAGGCCGGGAAGTGTGCCGAGAGCGAAAAAACGGCAATTCTCTGTGTACCATTCCTATCCATATACGTACATTGATTCCCTATCTATTGATATACCAAAAGGTTATGTGCTGGAAACTGCGCCTGAGCCAGTGGAAATTACAACGCCATTCGGCTTTTTCAAAACCACCAGTCATTTTTCAGATGGCGCATTGCACTATACCCGAGTATTCAGGCTGGATAAAAAACAAATACCGCGGTCAGATTACGAGGCCTATGTGTCTTTTATGAAGGATATTGTGCAAAACGATCAAGCCCCTTATGTTTTTGTGGCAGAGACAAAGAGATGA
- a CDS encoding aldehyde dehydrogenase family protein — translation MIHLPILRAGEPYTSLSVQEVSHIQTSEPLVQVSQANRGLVAKDLNGAAANKQVLDRLSVSELVGITREAARLFAEADLPIGDHIQTPDDYVKQVSGTTGMPEALCRTNMEKIQLVCTEIEAILGGLTRGLDLSVLDEGWYNQDGRSLSYICQANALGAILPSNSPGVHALWVPSIPLKVPLVLKPGREEPWTPFRIAQAFIESGCPPEAFGFYPTDHGGATEILLRCGRSMLFGGGATVAPWLDDPRVEIHGPGQSKVIIGEDVIDRWEDYLDIAVASIAANGGRSCINASGVWVPAHGREIAEALAERLAKIVGRPLDDPDAQIAAFTNPTFADQISTTIDIHLKTSGAEDLTEKLRGDRLVEIDGLKFLNPTVVWCDDFEHPLANTEYLFPYASVVEVPQSEILGKIGPSLVVTAITEDRVFIDKLLNSPHVERLNVGAIPTPQISWDQPHEGNLFEHLYRQRALQWAKQA, via the coding sequence ATGATTCACTTACCCATTTTACGTGCGGGGGAACCGTACACGAGTTTGAGCGTTCAGGAAGTGTCGCATATTCAAACTAGCGAGCCGCTCGTTCAGGTCAGTCAGGCAAATCGGGGGCTGGTCGCGAAAGACTTAAATGGGGCGGCGGCGAACAAACAGGTGCTCGACAGGCTGAGTGTATCCGAACTCGTAGGTATAACCCGCGAAGCTGCGCGCTTATTTGCAGAAGCCGATTTGCCAATTGGCGATCATATCCAGACGCCCGATGATTATGTCAAACAGGTGTCTGGTACAACGGGTATGCCCGAAGCCCTCTGCCGCACGAATATGGAAAAGATTCAACTCGTGTGTACGGAGATAGAAGCTATTTTGGGGGGGCTCACGCGTGGGTTGGATCTCTCTGTGCTCGATGAGGGTTGGTACAATCAGGATGGTCGCTCTCTCAGCTACATTTGTCAGGCCAATGCTCTCGGGGCTATATTGCCGAGCAATTCGCCGGGGGTACACGCACTGTGGGTTCCATCCATACCGCTCAAAGTGCCCCTCGTTCTAAAACCCGGGCGCGAAGAGCCATGGACGCCTTTTCGAATTGCACAGGCGTTTATCGAATCGGGGTGCCCGCCAGAAGCATTTGGGTTTTATCCTACGGATCACGGTGGTGCCACTGAAATTTTGCTTCGCTGCGGTCGCTCCATGCTCTTTGGAGGCGGGGCGACGGTCGCGCCCTGGCTGGACGATCCCCGCGTGGAAATCCACGGGCCTGGGCAGAGTAAGGTTATTATTGGCGAAGATGTGATAGACCGGTGGGAAGACTATCTCGACATCGCGGTTGCCTCAATTGCTGCAAATGGCGGTCGCTCTTGTATCAATGCGTCGGGCGTGTGGGTTCCCGCGCATGGTCGAGAAATTGCCGAAGCACTCGCAGAGCGATTGGCAAAAATTGTCGGGAGACCTCTGGATGATCCAGATGCACAGATCGCGGCATTTACCAATCCCACATTCGCCGATCAAATTTCGACGACTATAGACATTCATCTGAAAACCTCAGGGGCCGAAGATCTGACCGAGAAATTGCGCGGTGATCGGCTGGTCGAGATCGATGGCTTGAAATTCTTAAATCCCACGGTTGTATGGTGTGATGATTTTGAACATCCTCTTGCAAATACCGAATATTTGTTTCCATACGCGAGCGTGGTCGAAGTTCCGCAGTCAGAAATTCTGGGCAAGATTGGACCGAGTCTCGTGGTGACAGCAATAACAGAAGACCGTGTATTTATCGACAAATTGCTCAATTCGCCCCATGTAGAAAGACTCAATGTGGGTGCGATTCCCACGCCTCAGATTTCATGGGATCAACCACACGAGGGCAATTTGTTCGAACATCTGTACCGTCAGCGCGCGCTGCAATGGGCTAAACAGGCTTAG
- a CDS encoding coproporphyrinogen III oxidase family protein, translated as MSEQIQIPEPATTRKVWKETDVGSVFVSNYPPYSFWRDENTARIEEMLHTSDSGDREVPMGLYLHIPFCRKRCKFCYFRVYTDRNSTEIQTYLDALAKEVETYSALPRIAGRKLHFVYFGGGTPSYISVKHLKVLVDRVKAVMPWDDAEEVAFECEPGTLSKSKVEAIREIGVTRLSLGLENLNDGILQENGRAHVSKEIYRAMPWVKAQEFAQVNVDLISGMVGETWETWRDTVQGTIDLDADSVTIYQMELPFNTTYSKAIRDGGGLQVADWATKRAWHNYAIEEFAKAGYETSSAYTLVKKGRLNKFVYRDALWRSADLIGTGVASFSHVGGMHFQNQTHWDPYIETIDKGQLPLNRSFVPTKEERLIREMILQLKLGRIETAYFQDKFGVNILQQFGDAYQKLREYEMLDFDSQSITLSREGLLRVDQLLPEFYHEKYRNSRYT; from the coding sequence ATGAGCGAGCAAATTCAGATTCCAGAGCCAGCGACAACCCGCAAAGTGTGGAAGGAGACAGATGTTGGTAGCGTGTTTGTTTCCAATTATCCGCCTTACTCTTTCTGGCGCGATGAAAATACGGCGCGCATTGAAGAGATGTTGCACACATCTGATTCGGGGGATAGAGAAGTTCCTATGGGCCTTTACCTGCATATTCCATTTTGCCGAAAACGGTGTAAGTTCTGTTATTTTCGGGTTTATACAGATCGAAATAGTACGGAAATTCAGACGTATTTGGATGCCCTGGCAAAAGAAGTGGAAACTTATAGCGCATTGCCGCGTATTGCAGGGCGAAAATTGCACTTCGTTTATTTTGGCGGTGGCACGCCGTCTTATATTAGTGTCAAACACTTGAAGGTATTGGTTGACCGGGTCAAGGCTGTGATGCCATGGGATGATGCGGAAGAAGTGGCATTTGAATGCGAACCGGGTACGCTGTCAAAATCCAAAGTGGAGGCTATTCGAGAGATTGGCGTCACGCGCTTGAGCCTGGGATTGGAGAATTTAAACGACGGTATATTGCAGGAGAATGGTCGCGCACACGTCAGCAAAGAAATTTACAGGGCTATGCCCTGGGTCAAGGCGCAGGAATTTGCACAGGTCAATGTAGATTTAATCTCCGGTATGGTTGGGGAGACATGGGAGACGTGGCGAGATACGGTGCAGGGCACCATTGATCTCGACGCGGATAGCGTCACTATTTATCAGATGGAGTTGCCGTTTAATACGACGTATTCAAAAGCGATACGCGATGGAGGGGGGTTGCAGGTCGCGGATTGGGCTACCAAGCGCGCGTGGCACAATTACGCGATTGAAGAGTTTGCCAAAGCGGGCTATGAAACATCGAGTGCTTATACGCTGGTGAAAAAAGGTCGCCTGAACAAATTCGTCTATCGAGATGCTCTGTGGCGTAGTGCGGATCTCATCGGTACGGGTGTGGCTTCTTTTTCACATGTGGGAGGTATGCATTTTCAAAACCAGACGCACTGGGATCCCTATATCGAAACTATTGATAAAGGACAACTTCCGCTCAATCGATCTTTTGTGCCGACAAAAGAAGAGCGTCTGATAAGGGAAATGATTTTGCAACTCAAGCTCGGGCGGATTGAAACAGCGTATTTTCAGGATAAATTTGGTGTCAATATTTTGCAGCAATTTGGTGATGCCTATCAGAAGCTCAGGGAATACGAGATGCTGGATTTCGATTCGCAGAGTATCACTCTGAGCCGGGAGGGACTTTTGCGCGTCGATCAGTTGCTGCCCGAATTTTACCACGAAAAATATCGCAATTCGCGCTATACATGA